In Flavobacterium okayamense, a single window of DNA contains:
- a CDS encoding fumarylacetoacetate hydrolase family protein, translating to MKIICIGRNYADHISELNNERPTEPVIFMKPDSAILLKNFPFVIPEFTNDVHHEIEVIVKINKVGKYIDKKFAHKYYDEISLGIDFTARDLQSTLKEKGLPWEKAKAFDGSAIIGDFLPKNSFTSLENINFELKSNGNVVQQGNTSLMLWKIDELIAYVSQYFTLKTGDILFTGTPKGVAPVKDGDVLEGFLEGNQLFKVQVK from the coding sequence ATGAAAATAATCTGTATAGGAAGAAATTATGCTGATCATATTTCGGAATTAAATAACGAAAGACCTACAGAGCCTGTAATATTCATGAAACCTGATTCTGCTATTTTGTTGAAAAATTTTCCATTTGTAATACCAGAATTTACTAATGATGTACATCATGAAATAGAAGTTATAGTAAAGATTAATAAAGTTGGAAAATATATAGATAAAAAATTCGCACATAAGTATTATGACGAAATTAGTTTAGGTATCGATTTTACAGCTCGAGATTTACAAAGTACGTTAAAAGAAAAAGGTTTGCCATGGGAAAAAGCTAAGGCTTTTGACGGTTCAGCGATTATTGGAGACTTTTTACCGAAAAATTCATTTACTTCATTAGAAAATATTAACTTTGAGTTAAAGAGTAATGGTAATGTAGTTCAGCAAGGCAATACATCGTTAATGCTTTGGAAAATAGATGAACTTATTGCTTATGTTTCTCAATATTTTACGCTAAAAACAGGTGATATTCTTTTTACTGGTACACCTAAAGGCGTTGCCCCGGTTAAAGATGGTGATGTTTTAGAAGGTTTCTTGGAAGGAAATCAATTGTTTAAAGTTCAAGTTAAGTAG
- a CDS encoding Hpt domain-containing protein gives MALQYNLSKVYEISENDIDFAYQIVNLFLEEVPAEIKSMKVGIEEKDYTRVYTSAHKIKPSLDLLGMDLAYDENIEIMTWAKSEGKRKEIKEIFKSLKDRVDLAVKEIKKDFKLA, from the coding sequence ATGGCGTTACAGTATAATTTATCAAAAGTTTATGAGATATCAGAAAATGATATTGATTTTGCATACCAAATTGTGAATCTTTTCTTAGAAGAAGTTCCAGCTGAAATTAAATCAATGAAAGTAGGAATTGAAGAAAAAGATTATACAAGGGTTTATACATCTGCACATAAAATTAAACCTTCTCTAGATTTATTAGGAATGGATTTAGCATATGATGAAAACATTGAAATAATGACTTGGGCAAAATCTGAAGGTAAAAGAAAGGAAATTAAAGAAATTTTTAAATCTTTAAAAGATAGAGTAGATCTTGCTGTAAAAGAAATTAAAAAAGACTTTAAACTAGCCTAA